One Streptomyces hundungensis DNA segment encodes these proteins:
- the dapE gene encoding succinyl-diaminopimelate desuccinylase, giving the protein MAPSTLDLTADAPTLTARLVDFASVSGDEKPLADAIERELRKLAHLTVDRHGNNIVARTHLDRAERIILAGHIDTVPIADNVPSRLDEDGVLWGCGTSDMKSGVAVQLRIAQTVTEPNRNLTFVFYDNEEVAADLNGLGKIAEAHPEWLAGDFAVLLEPSDTEVEGGCQGTLRVLLRTSGERAHSARSWMGSNAVHTAAPILAKLAAYEPRRPVIDGLEYHEGLNAVRIEGGVAGNVIPDVCTVVVNYRYAPDLTGEQALDHVREVFADCDIAEFVVDDHSGAALPGLSHPAAAAFMAAVGGTARPKFGWTDVSRFGDLGIPAVNYGPGDALLAHKRDEHVQVERITRCERRLRAWLTG; this is encoded by the coding sequence ATGGCCCCAAGCACTCTGGATCTCACCGCGGACGCGCCCACGCTGACCGCCCGGCTCGTCGACTTCGCCTCCGTGAGCGGCGACGAGAAGCCGCTGGCGGACGCCATCGAGCGCGAGCTGCGCAAGCTGGCGCACCTCACCGTCGACCGCCACGGCAACAACATCGTGGCGCGCACCCATCTCGACCGGGCCGAACGGATCATCCTGGCCGGGCACATCGACACCGTGCCGATCGCCGACAACGTGCCTTCCCGCCTCGACGAGGACGGCGTGCTGTGGGGCTGCGGGACGAGCGACATGAAGTCGGGCGTGGCGGTGCAGCTGCGCATCGCACAGACGGTGACCGAGCCCAACCGGAACCTGACCTTCGTGTTCTACGACAACGAGGAGGTCGCGGCCGACCTCAACGGCCTCGGCAAGATCGCCGAGGCCCACCCGGAGTGGCTGGCGGGCGACTTCGCGGTGCTCCTCGAACCCTCCGACACCGAGGTCGAGGGCGGCTGCCAGGGAACCCTGCGGGTCCTGCTGAGGACCAGCGGCGAGCGGGCCCACTCCGCCCGCAGCTGGATGGGGTCCAACGCCGTCCACACGGCCGCCCCCATCCTCGCCAAGCTGGCCGCCTACGAGCCGCGCCGCCCGGTGATCGACGGCCTGGAGTACCACGAGGGCCTCAACGCGGTACGCATCGAAGGGGGCGTCGCGGGCAATGTGATCCCGGACGTCTGCACGGTCGTCGTCAACTACCGCTACGCGCCCGACCTCACCGGCGAGCAGGCCCTCGACCACGTCCGCGAGGTCTTCGCGGATTGTGACATCGCCGAGTTCGTCGTCGACGACCACTCGGGGGCCGCGCTGCCCGGCCTCTCGCACCCGGCCGCGGCCGCCTTCATGGCCGCCGTCGGCGGCACCGCACGGCCCAAGTTCGGCTGGACCGACGTCTCGCGCTTCGGCGACCTCGGCATCCCGGCCGTCAACTACGGGCCCGGCGACGCGCTTCTGGCCCACAAGCGCGACGAGCACGTCCAGGTCGAGCGGATCACCCGGTGCGAGCGGCGGCTGCGGGCCTGGCTCACCGGCTGA
- the mshB gene encoding N-acetyl-1-D-myo-inositol-2-amino-2-deoxy-alpha-D-glucopyranoside deacetylase gives MSELPARRLLLVHAHPDDESINNGATMAKYAAEGAHVALVTCTLGEEGEVIPPGLAHLAPDREGGLGAHRIGELAAAMSELGVTDHRFLGGPGRFRDSGMMGVEQNRREGAFWNTDVDEAAGYLVEVIRSLRPQVLITYDPDGGYGHPDHIQAHRVAMRAAELAAEPGYRADLGAPHAVAKIYWNRVPRPVVERAFDALRATETDFPGIAAIDDVPGVVDESDITAEIDGAAHAAAKSAAMRAHATQITVQGPYFALSNGLGQPIFTTEYYQRAGGRAPVAAGRREHDLFEGVGE, from the coding sequence ATGTCGGAACTCCCCGCCCGCCGTCTGCTCCTGGTGCACGCGCACCCGGACGACGAGTCGATCAACAACGGCGCCACCATGGCCAAGTACGCGGCCGAGGGCGCGCACGTGGCCCTGGTCACCTGCACCCTCGGCGAGGAGGGCGAGGTCATCCCGCCCGGCCTCGCCCATCTCGCGCCCGACCGGGAGGGCGGCCTCGGCGCCCACCGGATCGGTGAACTGGCCGCCGCGATGAGCGAACTGGGCGTCACCGACCACCGCTTCCTCGGCGGCCCGGGGCGCTTTCGCGACTCCGGGATGATGGGCGTCGAGCAGAACCGCCGCGAAGGCGCCTTCTGGAACACGGACGTGGACGAAGCGGCCGGGTACCTCGTAGAGGTGATCCGCTCGCTGCGCCCCCAGGTCCTGATCACCTACGACCCCGACGGCGGCTACGGCCACCCCGACCACATCCAGGCGCACCGGGTCGCGATGCGCGCCGCCGAACTGGCCGCCGAGCCGGGCTACCGCGCCGACCTGGGCGCACCGCACGCCGTGGCGAAGATCTACTGGAACCGGGTGCCCCGCCCCGTCGTCGAGCGCGCCTTCGACGCGCTGCGCGCCACGGAGACGGACTTCCCCGGCATCGCCGCCATCGACGACGTACCGGGCGTCGTGGACGAGTCGGACATCACGGCCGAGATCGACGGCGCCGCCCACGCCGCAGCCAAGAGCGCCGCGATGCGCGCGCACGCGACCCAGATCACCGTCCAGGGGCCCTACTTCGCGCTCTCCAACGGGCTGGGCCAGCCGATCTTCACCACCGAGTACTACCAACGGGCGGGCGGCCGCGCGCCCGTTGCGGCCGGGCGGCGCGAGCACGACCTGTTTGAGGGCGTGGGCGAGTGA
- the fdxA gene encoding ferredoxin, with protein MTYVIAQPCVDVKDKACIEECPVDCIYEGSRSLYIHPDECVDCGACEPVCPVEAIFYEDDTPDEWKDYYKANVEFFDELGSPGGASKLGLIERDHPFIAALPPQNG; from the coding sequence GTGACCTACGTCATCGCGCAGCCTTGTGTAGACGTCAAGGACAAGGCGTGTATCGAAGAGTGCCCGGTCGACTGCATCTACGAGGGCTCCCGGTCCTTGTACATCCACCCGGATGAATGCGTCGACTGTGGCGCCTGCGAGCCGGTGTGCCCGGTCGAGGCGATCTTCTACGAGGACGACACCCCGGACGAGTGGAAGGACTACTACAAGGCGAACGTGGAGTTCTTCGACGAGCTCGGCTCGCCCGGTGGCGCCTCCAAGCTCGGCCTCATCGAGCGGGACCACCCCTTCATCGCAGCGCTGCCGCCGCAGAACGGCTGA
- a CDS encoding DUF6113 family protein, whose translation MEDARTGGGAARIALYALLVVLGALVAVAGALVQTAWFPGGLVLALAGAVGLFYGGTQLVGGRGGVGAPAAGWLVAVVLLTAPRPEGDFVFGAGAGSYVFLIGGMLAAVICATIGGFARPGAPVARRGE comes from the coding sequence ATGGAGGACGCAAGGACGGGCGGGGGAGCCGCCCGTATCGCGCTGTACGCGCTGCTCGTCGTCCTCGGCGCGCTCGTCGCCGTCGCGGGGGCGCTCGTGCAGACCGCCTGGTTCCCCGGCGGTCTCGTGCTGGCCCTGGCAGGCGCCGTCGGTCTGTTCTACGGCGGCACGCAACTGGTGGGCGGCCGGGGCGGAGTGGGCGCGCCCGCGGCCGGCTGGCTGGTCGCCGTCGTCCTGTTGACCGCCCCGCGCCCCGAGGGCGACTTCGTGTTCGGCGCCGGAGCGGGCTCGTACGTCTTCCTCATCGGCGGCATGCTCGCCGCTGTGATCTGCGCCACGATCGGCGGATTCGCCCGTCCCGGCGCTCCGGTCGCCCGACGTGGCGAGTGA
- a CDS encoding transglutaminase-like domain-containing protein, whose product MDPDVTDWRREFAEEARSERPDVVTLCLLLGAVADPALGRRGIDAAHIELDRLAGLLPYGLAGPRPWAVALAELLGDSCGFRGGPLDYQRLESSLLPEVLRRRRGLPILLSVVWIEVARRAGAPVYGVALPGHFVVGFGAPDGPPEERVLADPFDGGRLLTGADAELLVVGATGAPLEESMLAPAAPLDTVVRILNNIRAWAAARPERSDVALWAVDLCLLLPAHPARLRLERAELLVQRGEFLAGAAELDDYASVVEPVDPAGAASIRRRAGAARARLN is encoded by the coding sequence ATGGATCCGGACGTCACCGACTGGCGGCGGGAGTTCGCCGAGGAGGCCCGCTCGGAGCGACCCGACGTGGTGACGCTCTGCCTCCTGCTCGGTGCGGTCGCCGACCCCGCGCTCGGCCGTCGTGGCATCGACGCCGCGCACATCGAACTGGACCGGCTCGCCGGGCTGCTTCCCTACGGACTCGCGGGCCCGCGCCCCTGGGCCGTGGCGCTGGCCGAGCTCCTCGGGGACTCCTGCGGGTTCCGGGGCGGCCCCTTGGACTACCAGCGCCTGGAGTCGTCCCTGCTGCCCGAGGTGCTGCGGCGCCGACGCGGGCTGCCCATCCTGCTCTCGGTGGTGTGGATCGAGGTGGCGCGGCGGGCCGGGGCGCCGGTGTACGGCGTGGCGCTGCCCGGCCACTTCGTCGTCGGCTTCGGCGCCCCTGACGGCCCCCCTGAGGAGCGGGTCCTGGCCGATCCGTTCGACGGGGGCCGACTGCTGACCGGGGCGGACGCGGAGCTCCTGGTGGTGGGCGCCACGGGTGCGCCCCTGGAGGAGTCGATGCTGGCCCCGGCCGCGCCGCTGGACACGGTCGTACGCATCCTGAACAACATCCGTGCCTGGGCCGCGGCGAGGCCGGAGCGCAGCGACGTGGCCCTGTGGGCCGTGGACCTCTGTCTGCTCCTGCCCGCCCATCCGGCCCGGCTGCGCCTGGAGCGGGCCGAACTCCTCGTCCAGCGTGGGGAGTTCCTCGCGGGGGCGGCGGAGCTGGACGACTACGCGTCGGTGGTGGAGCCGGTGGATCCGGCCGGGGCCGCCTCGATCCGCCGGCGGGCGGGGGCGGCTCGGGCGCGGCTGAATTAG
- a CDS encoding ABC transporter permease translates to MNTLIKLEITRTLRNKKFMFFSVIYPSALYLLFAASQNGTDKVKGTDLTFPALYMVSMASFGAITAVLMGNSEKIAKEREKGWTRQLRLTALPGRGYVLAKIASAAVVTLPCIVVVFVVAALTKGVRFEAWQWGALTAAIWGGSLCFAALGVAIGYVASGDAVRPITMIIYFGMSILGGLWMPSTVFPQWLQNIAEWLPTHAYAALGQAIELGDAPHGKDLAILAFYFLLFAGGAAWLYRKDTLKA, encoded by the coding sequence GTGAACACCCTGATCAAGCTCGAAATCACCCGCACCCTGCGGAACAAGAAGTTCATGTTCTTCTCGGTGATCTACCCCTCGGCGCTGTACCTGCTCTTCGCGGCGTCGCAGAACGGCACCGACAAGGTGAAGGGCACCGACCTCACCTTCCCCGCCCTGTACATGGTCTCGATGGCCTCCTTCGGCGCGATCACCGCCGTCCTCATGGGCAACAGCGAGAAGATCGCCAAGGAGCGCGAGAAGGGCTGGACGCGCCAACTGCGCCTGACCGCCCTGCCGGGCCGTGGCTACGTCCTGGCGAAGATCGCCAGCGCCGCCGTGGTGACGCTGCCCTGCATCGTGGTGGTGTTCGTCGTCGCCGCGCTCACCAAGGGCGTCCGCTTCGAGGCCTGGCAGTGGGGCGCGCTGACCGCCGCGATCTGGGGCGGCTCCCTGTGCTTCGCCGCGCTGGGCGTCGCGATCGGCTACGTGGCCAGCGGTGACGCGGTCCGCCCGATCACGATGATCATCTACTTCGGGATGTCGATCCTGGGCGGCCTGTGGATGCCCAGCACCGTCTTCCCGCAGTGGCTCCAGAACATCGCGGAGTGGCTGCCCACCCACGCGTACGCTGCCCTCGGACAGGCCATCGAGCTGGGCGACGCCCCGCACGGCAAGGACCTCGCCATCCTCGCCTTCTACTTCCTGCTCTTCGCGGGCGGCGCGGCATGGCTGTACCGGAAGGACACGTTGAAGGCGTGA
- a CDS encoding sensor histidine kinase — MNEGDSRAPAVRIGLSPETRRQMWQKLMWVGVWLAFMGAPIGDLLDGDHAMVATVLGWLGLAGFVSVYLGLVMRHTARAPGRVTLCGLLGFLAALALALSLCLGSPWLVLFVYVSVSCGATLPLALATWAILVTTATMTLIGAHVTHVGDIVPGLAIPALLGGFAMTGVRHLIRTSVELREARATVAQLAANEERLRMARDLHDLLGHSLSLITLKSELAGRMLPAHPEQAARQVADIEQVSRQALVDVRAAVSGYRRATLPAELAGARTMLSAAGIEAKVPNEAPVALPAAEEEALAWVVREAATNVVRHSGARHCTVALIELQTLDGLFLELRVQDDGPGRPGSSAPVAGNGLTGIAERLEKVSGVLETEAGRKGFTLTARIRLIPDPPEIPLVSGS; from the coding sequence CTGAACGAGGGCGACAGCCGGGCGCCGGCGGTGCGGATCGGGCTGAGCCCCGAGACGCGCCGCCAGATGTGGCAGAAGCTGATGTGGGTCGGCGTCTGGCTCGCCTTCATGGGCGCCCCGATCGGCGATCTGCTCGACGGCGACCACGCCATGGTGGCCACCGTGCTCGGCTGGCTCGGCCTCGCCGGCTTCGTGAGCGTCTATCTCGGCCTGGTGATGCGGCACACCGCCCGCGCGCCGGGCCGCGTGACGCTCTGCGGCCTCCTGGGCTTCCTCGCGGCCCTGGCCCTCGCCCTCTCGCTGTGCCTCGGCTCCCCGTGGCTGGTGCTCTTCGTCTACGTGTCCGTCTCCTGCGGGGCGACGCTGCCGCTGGCCCTCGCGACCTGGGCGATCCTCGTGACGACCGCCACGATGACCCTGATCGGGGCCCATGTCACCCACGTCGGCGACATCGTGCCCGGCCTCGCCATCCCGGCGCTCCTCGGCGGCTTCGCCATGACGGGCGTACGCCATCTGATCCGCACCTCGGTGGAGCTGCGCGAGGCCAGGGCGACCGTGGCCCAACTGGCCGCGAACGAGGAGCGGTTGAGGATGGCGCGCGATCTGCACGACCTGCTCGGCCACTCGCTCTCCCTCATCACGCTCAAGAGCGAACTGGCCGGGCGGATGCTGCCGGCCCACCCCGAACAGGCGGCGCGGCAGGTCGCCGACATCGAGCAGGTGAGCCGGCAGGCCCTCGTGGACGTACGGGCCGCCGTGTCCGGCTACCGCAGGGCGACCCTGCCCGCCGAACTCGCGGGCGCCCGCACCATGTTGAGCGCGGCGGGCATCGAGGCGAAGGTGCCGAACGAGGCACCCGTCGCGCTGCCCGCGGCGGAGGAGGAGGCGCTCGCCTGGGTGGTGCGCGAGGCGGCCACCAATGTCGTACGCCACAGCGGCGCCCGGCACTGCACGGTCGCCCTCATCGAACTCCAGACCCTGGACGGGCTCTTCCTCGAACTGCGCGTCCAGGACGACGGCCCCGGCCGGCCCGGCTCTTCGGCGCCGGTCGCGGGCAACGGCCTGACGGGGATCGCCGAGCGCCTGGAGAAGGTGTCCGGCGTCCTGGAGACCGAAGCCGGACGCAAGGGGTTCACGCTGACCGCCCGGATCCGGCTGATTCCGGACCCGCCCGAGATCCCTCTAGTATCCGGATCATGA
- the dapC gene encoding succinyldiaminopimelate transaminase: MSAVSSRLPVFPWDKLEPYKATAAAHPDGIVDLSVGTPVDPVPALVREALAGAANSPGYPTVWGTPALRDAIKGWLEKRLGARSVEHTHILPVVGSKELVAWLPTQLGLGAGDQVAYPRLAYPTYEVGARLCGAEPVVYDDPTELDPTRLKLLWLNSPSNPTGRVLPKDELVRIVAWAREHGVLVFSDECYLELGWEAEPVSVLHPDVCGGSFEGVVAVHSLSKRSNLAGYRAAFVAGDAEVLGELLQIRKHGGMMTAAPVQAATIAALGDDVHVHEQRERYAARRAALREALERHGFRIEHSEASLYLWATRDEGCWQTVAHLAELGILVAPGDFYGEAGERFVRVAFTATDERVEAAVKRLAP; this comes from the coding sequence GTGAGCGCAGTCTCCTCACGTCTTCCCGTCTTTCCGTGGGACAAGCTGGAGCCGTACAAGGCGACGGCCGCGGCCCACCCGGACGGCATCGTGGACCTCTCCGTCGGCACGCCCGTCGACCCGGTCCCGGCGCTGGTGCGGGAGGCCCTGGCCGGGGCCGCGAACTCGCCGGGCTATCCCACGGTATGGGGCACGCCCGCGCTGCGGGACGCGATCAAGGGCTGGCTGGAGAAGCGCCTGGGGGCCCGCTCCGTCGAGCACACCCACATCCTGCCGGTGGTCGGCTCCAAGGAGCTGGTGGCCTGGCTGCCGACCCAGCTGGGTCTGGGCGCCGGCGACCAGGTGGCCTACCCGCGGCTCGCGTACCCGACCTACGAGGTCGGCGCGCGGCTGTGCGGCGCGGAGCCGGTCGTCTACGACGACCCCACCGAGCTCGACCCCACCCGTCTGAAGCTCCTCTGGCTCAACTCGCCGTCCAACCCCACGGGTCGGGTCCTGCCCAAGGACGAGCTCGTCCGCATCGTGGCGTGGGCGCGCGAGCACGGCGTGCTGGTCTTCTCCGACGAGTGCTACCTGGAGCTGGGCTGGGAGGCCGAGCCCGTCTCGGTGCTCCACCCGGACGTGTGCGGCGGCAGCTTCGAGGGCGTCGTGGCCGTCCACTCGCTGTCCAAGCGCTCCAACCTGGCGGGCTACCGGGCCGCGTTCGTCGCCGGTGACGCCGAGGTGCTCGGCGAGCTGCTCCAGATCCGCAAGCACGGCGGCATGATGACCGCCGCGCCCGTCCAGGCCGCCACCATCGCGGCGCTCGGCGACGACGTGCATGTGCACGAGCAGCGCGAGCGGTACGCGGCGCGACGGGCCGCGCTGCGCGAGGCCCTGGAGCGGCACGGCTTCCGCATCGAGCACAGCGAGGCGAGCCTGTACCTGTGGGCGACCCGCGACGAGGGCTGCTGGCAGACGGTGGCCCATCTCGCCGAGCTCGGCATCCTGGTGGCGCCGGGCGACTTCTACGGCGAGGCGGGCGAGCGGTTCGTGCGGGTCGCGTTCACGGCGACCGACGAGCGCGTCGAGGCGGCCGTGAAGCGCCTCGCGCCGTAA
- a CDS encoding GNAT family N-acetyltransferase, translating to MEFTTGGRLEVRITAADTGKRVSVRRLSSSGTPGSLFTDTVGVLTSWDNGVLSITRKGGETVRVEESSLVAGKVVPAAPARRRGPAASFAELALVTARAWQPVESERLGEWTLRAASGFTRRANSALPLGDPGLPLADALVHVRDWYATRDLPAYVQTATGAEGTQESLCAELEQAGWEREVSAEVRIAALAPIADVAADVSRVRLERDVDEAWLSRYQRFGTPGEHVLKVLRSGPSVWFASVPGEGAAPAAIGRCVVDGRWAGFMAVEVDPAHRRRGLATAVMGALARRALDEGASAAWLQVESDNEGARTLYDGLGFATHHGYHHFRSH from the coding sequence GTGGAATTCACCACCGGCGGACGGCTTGAGGTCCGAATCACGGCCGCCGATACGGGCAAACGCGTATCAGTCCGGCGTCTGAGCTCCAGCGGAACTCCAGGCTCCTTGTTCACCGACACGGTCGGCGTGCTCACATCGTGGGACAACGGTGTGTTGTCGATCACACGAAAGGGCGGCGAGACGGTACGCGTCGAGGAGTCGAGCCTGGTGGCGGGCAAGGTCGTCCCGGCCGCTCCCGCCCGTCGGCGCGGTCCGGCCGCCTCCTTCGCCGAGCTCGCGCTCGTCACGGCCCGCGCCTGGCAGCCGGTGGAGAGCGAACGGCTCGGCGAGTGGACGCTGCGGGCGGCCTCCGGCTTCACCCGCCGGGCCAACTCGGCCCTCCCGCTGGGCGACCCGGGCCTGCCCCTCGCCGACGCCCTCGTCCACGTACGCGACTGGTACGCGACCCGGGACCTTCCCGCCTACGTCCAGACCGCCACCGGCGCCGAGGGCACCCAGGAGTCGCTCTGCGCGGAGCTCGAACAGGCGGGCTGGGAGCGGGAGGTGAGCGCGGAGGTGAGGATCGCGGCGCTCGCGCCCATCGCCGACGTGGCCGCGGACGTGTCCCGGGTGCGCCTGGAGCGCGACGTGGACGAGGCCTGGCTCAGCCGCTACCAGCGCTTCGGCACGCCCGGCGAGCACGTCCTGAAGGTGCTGCGCTCGGGCCCCTCGGTGTGGTTCGCGTCCGTCCCCGGCGAGGGGGCCGCGCCCGCGGCGATCGGGCGGTGCGTGGTGGACGGGCGCTGGGCGGGCTTCATGGCGGTCGAGGTGGACCCGGCGCACCGCCGACGGGGTCTGGCGACGGCCGTGATGGGGGCCCTGGCCCGCCGGGCCCTGGATGAGGGCGCCTCGGCGGCCTGGCTCCAGGTGGAGTCCGACAACGAAGGCGCCCGCACGCTCTACGACGGCCTGGGTTTCGCGACCCACCACGGCTACCACCACTTCCGCTCCCACTGA
- a CDS encoding DUF11 domain-containing protein, whose protein sequence is MSRLRSLAPRLAPVLLLPLLALGPAGAAAAAETPGADLSVVLDASPKGLAINAVTFTAAVTNTGPSDVSSARVWFSYPAGFTAPSASGCTIDKANRTAVCALGAIPSGATATRKLTLHAGLLTMSGNLPVTAALVDLTPVDPEPGNNAAVHVCSAFTLLLVSC, encoded by the coding sequence TTGTCACGCCTCAGATCCTTAGCCCCCCGACTCGCCCCCGTCCTACTGCTCCCCCTGCTCGCCCTCGGGCCGGCGGGGGCGGCCGCCGCGGCCGAGACGCCGGGCGCCGATCTCTCCGTGGTGCTCGACGCCTCACCCAAGGGGCTCGCCATCAACGCGGTCACGTTCACCGCCGCCGTCACCAACACCGGCCCCTCGGACGTGAGTTCCGCGCGGGTGTGGTTCAGCTACCCGGCCGGGTTCACGGCGCCCTCCGCGTCCGGCTGCACGATCGACAAGGCGAACCGGACCGCCGTGTGCGCGCTCGGCGCGATCCCGTCCGGGGCCACCGCCACCCGGAAGCTGACGCTGCACGCCGGACTTCTGACGATGAGCGGCAACCTTCCCGTCACGGCCGCCCTGGTCGACCTGACGCCCGTCGACCCGGAGCCGGGCAACAACGCGGCGGTCCACGTCTGTTCGGCCTTCACCCTGCTCCTGGTGAGCTGCTGA
- a CDS encoding ATP-binding protein, which produces MSLPLTRRIARAALLIAAGAAPVVGAAGSASAVELPQAAPNLSGLTQMDPSSVSNAVDGATQKATGMAGTTGADTVKKAVPAAGKTVGQTGKVATPAAQKAAGDAASSAGDILGSTAKTATQSGLPTGGLPTQGLPSTDQLPLKSLPLG; this is translated from the coding sequence ATGTCCCTCCCCCTGACCCGTCGGATCGCCCGCGCCGCGCTGCTCATCGCGGCAGGTGCAGCGCCCGTGGTCGGTGCGGCCGGCTCCGCAAGCGCCGTGGAACTTCCCCAGGCCGCCCCGAACCTCAGCGGCCTGACCCAGATGGACCCCAGCTCGGTCAGCAACGCCGTCGACGGAGCGACCCAGAAGGCCACCGGCATGGCCGGCACCACCGGCGCCGACACCGTCAAGAAGGCCGTACCGGCGGCGGGCAAGACGGTCGGACAGACGGGCAAGGTGGCGACCCCGGCCGCGCAGAAGGCGGCCGGTGACGCGGCGAGCAGCGCGGGCGACATCCTCGGCTCGACCGCCAAGACCGCCACCCAGAGCGGCCTGCCCACCGGCGGCCTGCCCACCCAGGGCCTGCCGAGCACCGACCAGCTCCCCCTGAAGAGCCTGCCGCTGGGCTGA
- a CDS encoding ABC transporter ATP-binding protein: MTQTAPPAERTAPSVVSFENVNKSYGSVRAVADLSLRLHPGETVALLGPNGAGKSSTLDLLLGLRKPDSGTVSLFGMTPAQAIDAGKVGAMLQSGGLMEDVTVRELVGLGCSLHPRPHPVNEVMDRAGVTQIADRKVNKLSGGQEQRVRFALATAGANDLIVLDEPTTGMDVTARQAFWATMREQAAQGRTVLFATHYLEEADAIADRVLVLHKGRLLADGTAAEIKAKAGARRVSFDLEGTIDEPALRELPFLSTIDISGRTVRIQSHDADATMHAVYGLGLYPRNLEVAGLGLEQAFVAITSAEEANA; the protein is encoded by the coding sequence ATGACGCAGACAGCCCCTCCCGCCGAACGGACCGCACCGTCCGTGGTGAGCTTCGAGAACGTGAACAAGAGCTACGGCAGCGTCCGTGCCGTGGCCGATCTGTCGCTGCGGCTGCACCCCGGCGAGACGGTGGCGCTGCTCGGTCCCAACGGCGCCGGCAAGTCCTCCACGCTCGACCTGCTGCTCGGGTTGCGCAAGCCCGACTCCGGCACGGTCAGCCTCTTCGGCATGACCCCCGCGCAGGCCATCGACGCCGGCAAGGTCGGCGCGATGCTCCAGAGCGGCGGCCTGATGGAGGACGTGACCGTACGCGAACTGGTCGGCCTTGGCTGCTCGCTGCATCCCCGCCCGCACCCGGTGAACGAGGTCATGGACCGCGCGGGGGTCACCCAGATCGCCGACCGCAAGGTCAACAAGCTCTCCGGCGGCCAGGAGCAGCGGGTCCGCTTCGCGCTCGCCACGGCCGGCGCCAACGACCTGATCGTCCTCGACGAGCCGACCACCGGGATGGACGTCACCGCCCGCCAGGCGTTCTGGGCGACCATGCGCGAGCAGGCGGCGCAGGGCCGTACGGTCCTGTTCGCCACGCACTACCTCGAAGAGGCCGACGCGATCGCCGACCGGGTGCTCGTCCTGCACAAGGGCCGCCTCCTCGCGGACGGCACGGCCGCCGAGATCAAGGCCAAGGCGGGCGCCCGCCGGGTCAGCTTCGACCTCGAAGGCACCATCGACGAGCCCGCCCTGCGCGAGCTGCCCTTCCTCTCCACCATCGACATCTCGGGCCGCACCGTCCGCATCCAGTCGCACGACGCCGACGCCACGATGCACGCGGTGTACGGACTCGGCCTCTACCCGCGCAACCTCGAAGTCGCCGGGCTCGGCCTGGAGCAGGCCTTCGTCGCCATCACCTCGGCCGAGGAGGCCAACGCGTGA
- a CDS encoding response regulator transcription factor — translation MIRLLLAEDQSMVREALAALLGLEPDMEVVAQVARGDEVLPAARAHPVDVALLDIEMPGLTGIEAAALLHRELPAVKIVVLTTFGRPGYLRSAMESGADAFLVKDAPAAQLATAVRKVLAGERVIDPTLAAAALAEGANPLTDRERDVLRAAEDGATNAELAAALCLSQGTVRNYLSMAIQKLAARNRAEAVRIAREKGWL, via the coding sequence ATGATCCGACTTCTCCTGGCCGAAGACCAGTCCATGGTGCGCGAGGCCCTGGCCGCGCTGCTCGGCCTGGAGCCCGACATGGAGGTGGTGGCGCAGGTGGCCCGCGGCGACGAGGTCCTGCCGGCCGCCCGCGCCCACCCCGTCGACGTCGCCCTGCTCGACATCGAGATGCCGGGCCTCACCGGTATAGAGGCGGCAGCCCTGCTGCACCGCGAGCTGCCCGCGGTGAAGATCGTCGTCCTCACCACCTTCGGGCGGCCCGGCTATCTGCGCAGCGCCATGGAGTCGGGCGCGGACGCGTTCCTGGTGAAGGACGCCCCGGCGGCCCAACTGGCCACGGCGGTGCGCAAGGTGCTCGCCGGGGAGCGGGTCATCGACCCCACGCTCGCGGCGGCCGCCCTCGCCGAGGGAGCCAACCCCCTGACCGACCGCGAACGTGACGTGCTGCGCGCGGCCGAGGACGGCGCGACCAACGCGGAGCTGGCCGCGGCCCTCTGCCTCTCGCAGGGCACGGTCCGCAACTACCTCTCCATGGCCATCCAGAAGCTGGCGGCCCGCAACAGGGCGGAGGCGGTCCGCATCGCCCGCGAGAAGGGCTGGCTGTAG